Genomic DNA from Dethiosulfovibrio faecalis:
CGAGGACCTCGAGGCCATTGCGACCTTGGGGTACAGAGGAGAGGCCCTAGCCAGCGTGGCGGCGGTGAGCCGCCTGGACATAAGGAGCAGGACAAACCAAGAGGACAGCGGCTCCTGGCTCAGGATGGAGGGGGGGGGCTCTCCCGAGGTGGACGAGCAGAACTGTCGTGTGGGTACCAGGGTACAGGTGGACGATCTATTCTTCAATCTTCCGGCGAGGCGCAAGTTTCTTAAGAGCGCCAGAGCGGAACTTCGAAGGGTAACCAAAGTAGTTCAGGAGTTTAGCGTCGCCTATCCCTCGGTTGCCTTCATCTTGAACAGCGACGGTAAAAAGATCTACGAGACCCAGGGGACCAGGGACAGGGTGGATGTCCTGAAGGGCCTTTGGGGGAACGAACCGGAGATACTGACCTCGTCGGGGGCTAGAGGCCCTTACTCGGTCACCCTTTGGTGGCAGAGGATCTCCAAGGTCTCCCGGGTTTCCGTAATGGCTTTCGTCAACGGCAGGAGGGTGGAGGACGGAACGATCAGGGCGGCTATCTCCTCCGGCGAGACCCATCCGGGAGGGAACTGGGCCGTATGGATAGAGACCCCGCCAGACGAGGTGGACGTGAACGTACATCCGGCGAAGACGGAGGTCCTCTTCAGACATGGAGGCGATCTCTTTGCCGCGGTCAGGGACGGAGCGGTCTCCATGAAAGGCCGGACCTTGCCGGAGTGGAAAAGCCGTCCGTTCCCGCGAACAGGATCTCCTGCCGGGGCCTATGCTCCGAAATACGCTCCGAAAGGAGAAGCTCTCTTCAGAGGGGTGGAACCTTTCCCTTCCTCTTCCGGATCCGGCGGCGATACTCGCCCCAGGTCCTTTAAATTTTCCTCTGTCCCTGCAGCGGAATCCTCATTCCTTCCGATCAGGGAGCAGGTTAGCGACCCCGTGGAGGTGGACGAGGGGCCCCATATCTCATATCTGGGACAACTGAATTCGGGATACCTCGTTTTCGACGACGGTGGCGACATGGTCTTGATGGACCCCCATGCGGCACACGAGAGGATAAACTTCGAGAGGATAAAGAAGCGCTGTTCTTCCGGGTACGGAACTCAACACTTAGCCGCTCCCGTTCACCTGCCTCCTACGATGGCATCCGAGGTCGATCACAGGGAGGAACGTCTTGTCTCTGTCGGTTTCGTCTTTTCCGTCGGCGACGGGGAAACCACGCTGGAGGGGATTCCCGACGTCCCCGGTTGTTCTTCCGTATCTCCCGTCGATATGCTCAGGACCACCATCGCCTCGCTGTCGGAAAACACCGATACAGGCGAGATAATGTGGCTGAAGTGGGCTACCTTGGCGTGCAAGGCCTCGGTGAAACTTACCTGGAAGCTGTCTCGGGAGGAAGCCGTAGCTCTTTGGAGAGATCTCACCCATTGCGAAACCCCCTCCGCCTGTCCTCACGGGAGGCCCGCTGTGTTGAGACTTTCCTCTGAGAAGATGGCCTCCCATTTCGAGAGGAGTTGAATCTTTGGCTATTCCGATATTGGCCGTTATAGGCCCTACCGCCGTGGGGAAGACCTCCCTGAGTCTGGACTTCGCCAAGGCACTGAACGGAGAGGTTATATCGGTGGACTCCAGGCAGGTCTATCGTTATATGGATGTAGGCACCGATAAAGTGGATCATACGACCAGGAGGGAGATACTGCACCATCTCATAGACGTAGTCGACCCCGATGAGACCTTCAGTGCCGCGGATTTCGCCGAACAGGCAACCGCCGCTGCCGATAGAATAAGGGAGAGAGGGAGGGTCCCCATCCTGGTAGGAGGAACGCCGTTTTACTACAGGGCCATGTTGGACGAGGTCCTTACGATCGACGTTCCCTCCGATCCGGATATCCGAAGGGAGCTGGACGCAGTAGGAGACGAGGAGAACGGTCCTGCCAAGCTACATTCCATCTTGGAGGAGGTGGACCCAGATAGCGCCTCGAGGCTTCACGTCAACGATACGGTGAGGGTGATAAGGGCCATCGAGATATTCAAGCTCTCGGGCAAGCCCTCTTCCTGGTGGCGCGATCGTCCCAAGAAGGAGAGCGGACGGTTCGCCCCATTGTATTTCGGTCTGACCAGGCCGAGAGAAGAGCTTCATCGAACGATAGCCAAGAGGGTTCGTCAGCAGTTTCACGGTGGCTATCCCGAAGAGGTTCGCTGGCTTCTGGACAACGGTTTCTCTCCCGAGCTCCCGTCTATGAAGGGTTTCGGCTACAGAGAGCTGGTACTCTACCATATGGGTAAGATGTCTCTGGAGGAGGGAATCGAGTCCGACACCGCGGCTACCAGACGGTTTTCCAAAAGACAGATGACCTGGTTTAGAAAATTTTCTCCCGCCATATGGTACGATCTCTCGGAAAAAGAGTATAATAAAGTGTTGTCGTCGATGATCGATGAGGCGGTGCGCCATCTGAGAGCCGGGGGTGTCGTCCTGTGAAAGTAGCTGTGGCGGAGCCTACGGGGCTTTGTTTCGGAGTTAAGAGGGCCATCCGTACGATGGAGGAAGCCTTGGAGGAGAAGGGAAGGGTCTTCTGTATAGGCAGCCCTATCCATAACCCTCAGGAGGTTCAGCGATTGGTGGACAAGGGACTGGTCGTAGTGGAAGACGACGATTGGATCCCTCCTGACCAGCCCGTTTTCGTGAGGGCTCACGGGATATCTCCGGACGTGCATCGGCGACTTCAGGACAAAGGCGCCCGCATAATAGACGGGACCTGTCCTTTCGTTAGAAAAGCTCAGGAGATGGCAGGCAGGCTGTCGAGAGAGGGGTATTACCTCGTGGTTCTCGGCGACGAGAACCATCCGGAGATAAAGGGTATCCTAGGTTACGTAGAGGGACCTTATATGGTGGTTTCCGGGAAAAAAGATCTCCGAGCTATTGATAAAATCGATAAAATTGGTATTATATCTCAGACGACCCAGCAGGAATCGACCCTCAAGGAGCTGGTGTCAGAGGTGGTTGGGTTGGCTAGAGAGATAAAGGTCTCCAACACCATATGCAGAGCGACCGTGGAGCGTCAGGAGGCCGTTCGCCGTTTGGCCGATAAGGTCGACGGTATAGTGATAATAGGTGGCCATAACAGTGCCAATACGGGGAAACTTTTCCGCATTGCGCAGGAGTCCGGCACCCCTGCGCTCTGGGTTGAGCAAGCGGATCAGCTCGACGGGAGGTGGTTGTCGGGAAAGGGTACGATAGGTATCGCCGCCGGAGCAAGTACGCCGGATTGGCTTATCAAACAATTACAACAAGCGATGCTTTAACCATCGCAGGACGTCAGGGGGATGTCAAGATAATGAGTGAAGATATGCAGAACTACACAAACGAGGAAAACATGACCGAGACCATGGACGAGTCCGCACCTATGACTATGGAAGAGCTTCTCGAGAGCACCGGTGGGCTCGAGGAGATCCACAGAGGCAAGGTGGTTTCCGGCAAGGTAGTGGACCAGGTCGACGGTGGATGGCTCGTAGACGTGGGCTACAAATGTGAGGGTTTTCTGCCTACCAGAGAGTGGAGCCATCATATATTGGTCGACGACAACGAGGAGCCCGAGCTTGGACAGGAGCTTCAGGTCCAGGTGGTCAACATCCGTCAGGGTGAGGAATCTCAGCTCATCGTCAGCCGTTGGCGCTGCGAGTTCGATCGTAGATGGCAGGAGCTGGAGGAGAAGATCTCCGGACAGGAGACTTTCTCCGTCAGAGGACTTCGCAAGGTCAAGGGCGGACTTATGGTGGACTGCTGTTCGCTAGAGGGATTCATCCCGATCTCCCATCTCGCCGAGGAGGGAAGAGGGGTAAACCCCGGCAAGTTCATCGACGAGGTGTTCGACGTAAAGCTTCTCGAGAAGGATCGTCGCAAGCGTCGTCTCGTGCTGTCTCGCAGGACCATACTGGACGAAGAGCTCAAAGAACAGAGGGAAAACTTCTACAGGGACGTGACGGAGGGAACCGTTCTGGAAGGGACGGTCAGTAGCCTCACCTCCTTTGGAGTTTTCGTGAACCTCGGTCCTATCGACGGTCTTGTCCATATCAGCGAGCTTTCCTGGCAGAGAAACGCCAAGCCCAAGGACATCGCCAAGAAGGGCGACACGGTCAAGGTCAAGGTTATAGGTATAGATCAGGAGCACAACAGGATCTCTCTCAGCGTAAAGCAGACCCAGAGCGATCCGTGGGAGACCATCACCGAGAGGTGGAAGGACGGCGATACCGCAACCGGAACGGTCACGAACGTAACCGATTTCGGCGCTTTCGTGGAGGTCGAGGCTGGAATAGAGGGCCTTATCCACATAGGAGATCTGAGCTGGACAAGGATCAAGCATCCTAAAGAGGTTATCAAGAAAGGCCAGGAGGTCGAGACCGTCGTTCTCAACGTGGATCCGGTCAAGAAGCGCCTCAGCCTCGGATACAAGCAGCTCAACGATCCGTGGGATGGCATAGAGGACAGATATTCCAGAGGACAGGATATTCCGGTTAAGGTCGTCCGTCTAGCCGACTTCGGAGCTTTCGTGGAGCTCGAGAAGGGTGTGGAGGGCTTGATCCATATATCCCAGCTCAGCACCAGGAGGGTAGAGAAGCCCGGGGATGTCCTATCCGAGGGGCAGGAGGTCACAGCACGGGTGATCGAGGTAAACCCCGACGATCGTAGGATTCGTCTCAGCATAAGCGCTCTCGAGGAGGGCGATAAGAGGCAGAGGGCTCCTCAGAGTGGAGCTAGGAAGAAAAAATCCGACGGTGCCAACCGTCCGATGACCAACTTCCAGTCCGAAGAAGGCCCCATAACCCTGGGCGACGCCTTCGGCGAGGCTCTGGGTAACCTATTCGACAAAGAGTAGCATAGACAGAGTACGTTGCCGCTTACGCCATCCTCCTGAAAAGGGGATGGCGTTTTAGCGTTAATCAGGAGGTTTTTATCTTGTCAGATAGAACTATAAGGATATATCCCGATCCGGTTCTTCGAGAGCCTACCAGGGAGATAGAACGGTTCGACGACGACTTCAGATCTTTCCTAAAGGAAATGGAGTCCTTGATGTACGAGTACGACGGAGTCGGCCTGGCCGCTCCTCAGGTGGGGGAGTCCCTCAAGGTGGCGGTTATCGCCTACGAGGGAAAGCTTTACGTTTTGGTCAACCCCAGGATAGTCGACTATGACGGCCGACAGATGGACCAAGAGGGGTGCCTCAGTTTTCCTGGAATCTTCGAGGACGTAGCTAGGCCAGCTTCTGTGGTGGTGGAGGC
This window encodes:
- the mutL gene encoding DNA mismatch repair endonuclease MutL, which encodes MTIHRLPQTVAMRIAAGEVVERPISVVKELMENSLDAGSSRISVSVIQGGRLSIVVEDDGCGITREDLPLAVESHATSKICSIEDLEAIATLGYRGEALASVAAVSRLDIRSRTNQEDSGSWLRMEGGGSPEVDEQNCRVGTRVQVDDLFFNLPARRKFLKSARAELRRVTKVVQEFSVAYPSVAFILNSDGKKIYETQGTRDRVDVLKGLWGNEPEILTSSGARGPYSVTLWWQRISKVSRVSVMAFVNGRRVEDGTIRAAISSGETHPGGNWAVWIETPPDEVDVNVHPAKTEVLFRHGGDLFAAVRDGAVSMKGRTLPEWKSRPFPRTGSPAGAYAPKYAPKGEALFRGVEPFPSSSGSGGDTRPRSFKFSSVPAAESSFLPIREQVSDPVEVDEGPHISYLGQLNSGYLVFDDGGDMVLMDPHAAHERINFERIKKRCSSGYGTQHLAAPVHLPPTMASEVDHREERLVSVGFVFSVGDGETTLEGIPDVPGCSSVSPVDMLRTTIASLSENTDTGEIMWLKWATLACKASVKLTWKLSREEAVALWRDLTHCETPSACPHGRPAVLRLSSEKMASHFERS
- the miaA gene encoding tRNA (adenosine(37)-N6)-dimethylallyltransferase MiaA produces the protein MAIPILAVIGPTAVGKTSLSLDFAKALNGEVISVDSRQVYRYMDVGTDKVDHTTRREILHHLIDVVDPDETFSAADFAEQATAAADRIRERGRVPILVGGTPFYYRAMLDEVLTIDVPSDPDIRRELDAVGDEENGPAKLHSILEEVDPDSASRLHVNDTVRVIRAIEIFKLSGKPSSWWRDRPKKESGRFAPLYFGLTRPREELHRTIAKRVRQQFHGGYPEEVRWLLDNGFSPELPSMKGFGYRELVLYHMGKMSLEEGIESDTAATRRFSKRQMTWFRKFSPAIWYDLSEKEYNKVLSSMIDEAVRHLRAGGVVL
- the ispH gene encoding 4-hydroxy-3-methylbut-2-enyl diphosphate reductase; this encodes MKVAVAEPTGLCFGVKRAIRTMEEALEEKGRVFCIGSPIHNPQEVQRLVDKGLVVVEDDDWIPPDQPVFVRAHGISPDVHRRLQDKGARIIDGTCPFVRKAQEMAGRLSREGYYLVVLGDENHPEIKGILGYVEGPYMVVSGKKDLRAIDKIDKIGIISQTTQQESTLKELVSEVVGLAREIKVSNTICRATVERQEAVRRLADKVDGIVIIGGHNSANTGKLFRIAQESGTPALWVEQADQLDGRWLSGKGTIGIAAGASTPDWLIKQLQQAML
- a CDS encoding S1 RNA-binding domain-containing protein, which gives rise to MSEDMQNYTNEENMTETMDESAPMTMEELLESTGGLEEIHRGKVVSGKVVDQVDGGWLVDVGYKCEGFLPTREWSHHILVDDNEEPELGQELQVQVVNIRQGEESQLIVSRWRCEFDRRWQELEEKISGQETFSVRGLRKVKGGLMVDCCSLEGFIPISHLAEEGRGVNPGKFIDEVFDVKLLEKDRRKRRLVLSRRTILDEELKEQRENFYRDVTEGTVLEGTVSSLTSFGVFVNLGPIDGLVHISELSWQRNAKPKDIAKKGDTVKVKVIGIDQEHNRISLSVKQTQSDPWETITERWKDGDTATGTVTNVTDFGAFVEVEAGIEGLIHIGDLSWTRIKHPKEVIKKGQEVETVVLNVDPVKKRLSLGYKQLNDPWDGIEDRYSRGQDIPVKVVRLADFGAFVELEKGVEGLIHISQLSTRRVEKPGDVLSEGQEVTARVIEVNPDDRRIRLSISALEEGDKRQRAPQSGARKKKSDGANRPMTNFQSEEGPITLGDAFGEALGNLFDKE
- the def gene encoding peptide deformylase, encoding MSDRTIRIYPDPVLREPTREIERFDDDFRSFLKEMESLMYEYDGVGLAAPQVGESLKVAVIAYEGKLYVLVNPRIVDYDGRQMDQEGCLSFPGIFEDVARPASVVVEAQDENGEPYSVEAEGFLARAMCHEIDHLNGKLMIDHLSPMKREMVKKKLKKRKKEDL